Proteins encoded by one window of Rhodamnia argentea isolate NSW1041297 chromosome 6, ASM2092103v1, whole genome shotgun sequence:
- the LOC115728157 gene encoding plant-specific TFIIB-related protein PTF2 — translation MDRSRCKSCGSKSLTRDDVSGILVCSECGFVAELHDFQAHIGGISGPVGTFVRVGTSGTGTVLNYREKKVFEAQKLIDDLLLKLGLSSSRSEDVRDMVYRVTEGEFGMGEWFSVLIGACAYVVMRREIQSLPIAEVASVIGCDDYELGRMVVRVVDFLELRGEFPVYDIVVAYERAVRSFSGFSRLPRDKVETMRKQGMFLIQCAVKWFLTTGRRPLPMVAAVLVLVAKLNQIELEISDVSEELHAAVATSKRRYKELLEALVEVSRALPWGKDVTVKNVLKNAPFVIQYMEMKSMKKRGVKRKDSGVGQVDLGEVVSECLRKDEYDFDVTYLESESYYLEAKDKCDHQGPDVHQLDRIEISHECLALVYLKFLEERGSLICSGENANARDKRRTDFDFHASKDWWKGKSQLSKRLMLKEILEKDVGLDAMPPSFVNGRNANERRRQKIDAAKQRINRIMHPSASGLTDVCDSQTLSSSVHSKKKRRRSQVIDVDWDDFIIETLLLHQVKEEEIEKGHYNTLLDLYVFNSGAM, via the coding sequence ATGGACAGGTCGCGCTGCAAGAGCTGCGGCTCGAAATCCCTAACCCGGGACGACGTCTCGGGCATCCTGGTGTGCTCCGAGTGCGGCTTCGTCGCCGAGCTCCACGACTTCCAGGCGCATATCGGCGGAATCAGCGGCCCTGTGGGCACCTTCGTCCGCGTCGGCACTTCAGGTACTGGCACCGTCTTAAATTACAGAGAGAAGAAAGTCTTCGAGGCCCAAAAGTTGATCGATGACTTGCTGCTCAAGTTGGGTTTGTCTAGTTCTCGGTCCGAGGACGTTAGGGACATGGTATATAGGGTCACGGAGGGTGAGTTCGGGATGGGCGAGTGGTTCTCGGTCCTGATCGGCGCGTgcgcttatgtcgtcatgaggAGGGAGATCCAGTCCCTCCCGATCGCCGAGGTGGCGTCGGTGATTGGGTGTGATGACTACGAGCTAGGTAGGATGGTTGTGCGCGTGGTCGATTTTCTCGAATTGAGGGGCGAATTCCCCGTTTATGACATCGTGGTTGCATACGAGAGGGCCGTGAGGAGCTTCTCAGGCTTCTCTAGGCTTCCTCGGGATAAGGTTGAGACAATGCGGAAACAGGGCATGTTTCTGATACAATGTGCGGTGAAGTGGTTCTTGACAACGGGGAGGAGGCCGCTCCCGATGGTGGCAGCGGTATTGGTTCTCGTTGCGAAGCTGAACCAAATAGAGCTTGAGATTTCGGATGTTTCAGAGGAGCTCCATGCTGCTGTTGCAACATCCAAGCGGCGGTATAAGGAGCTATTAGAGGCACTTGTGGAGGTTTCCCGAGCCTTACCTTGGGGGAAGGACGTTACAGTAAAGAATGTACTGAAGAATGCTCCATTTGTGATCCAATACATGGAGATGAAGTCGATGAAGAAGCGAGGTGTGAAGAGAAAGGATTCAGGAGTCGGGCAGGTTGATTTGGGTGAAGTGGTAAGTGAATGTTTGAGAAAAGATGAGTATGATTTTGATGTTACTTATTTGGAGAGCGAATCTTATTATTTGGAAGCGAAAGATAAATGTGATCATCAAGGACCAGATGTGCATCAGTTGGATAGGATTGAGATTTCACACGagtgtttggcgttggtttacTTGAAGTTCTTGGAGGAAAGGGGCTCCCTTATATGCAGCGGTGAAAATGCAAATGCTCGTGACAAAAGGAGAACAGACTTTGATTTTCACGCATCTAAAGATTGGTGGAAGGGAAAATCACAATTGAGCAAACGGTTAATGCTTAAGGAGATATTGGAAAAGGATGTGGGATTGGACGCTATGCCGCCTTCTTTTGTCAATGGTCGTAACGCCAACGAGAGGAGGAGACAGAAGATTGATGCTGCTAAGCAGCGCATCAATAGGATCATGCACCCCTCAGCTTCTGGTCTGACCGACGTCTGTGATTCCCAAACGTTGAGTTCTTCTGTGCATagtaagaagaaaagaaggagaagtcAGGTGATAGATGTGGATTGGGACGATTTTATAATCGAGACCCTCCTTCTTCACCAGGTTAAGGAGGAGGAAATCGAGAAGGGTCACTACAATACTTTGCTTGATTTGTATGTCTTCAACTCTGGGGCAATGTAG